A stretch of Antennarius striatus isolate MH-2024 chromosome 6, ASM4005453v1, whole genome shotgun sequence DNA encodes these proteins:
- the rbm7 gene encoding RNA-binding protein 7, whose protein sequence is MGIEEETDRTLFIRNLHQKVTEELLFELFLQAGPLIKTKIPKDSDGKQKSFGFAVYKHEVSVPYAMQLLNGTSLFGRQLCVQFRSGSSHSSSPGSSPANTPNPHGQGAPNQFSSPPYTAPPQMQRSFSSPDNLQKHAMVNSMMWQLHLQQLDQLNGGFSVPLQRQSSSGGNSGRCGSRQRGNPPYQHQSLQMNSSSRNQRYADEEAAGRQQQHGHGRDNYHHQKDRSGNRHDGRGGSRHHDDRGNNRGYQDNRWRRY, encoded by the exons ATGGGaattgaagaagaaacagacCGGACGCTTTTCATAAGAAATTTACACCAAAAAGTGACGGAAGAACTTTTGTTCGAGCTGTTTTTACAG GCTGGGCCTCTCATCAAAACTAAAATACCAAAAGATTCCGACGGGAAACAGAAGTCATTTGGTTTTGCCGTTTACAAACACGAGGTGTCAGTTCCCTACGCCATGCAGCTGCTTAACGGGACCTCGCTGTTCGGGAGACAGCTGTGTGTGCAGTTCAGATCGG GTAGCAGCCATAGCAGCAGTCCAGGAAGCAGTCCTGCAAATACCCCAAACCCCCACGGCCAAGG GGCTCCCAACCAGTTCAGCTCTCCACCATACACAGCTCCTCCTCAGATGCAGAGGTCCTTTTCATCTCCTGATAATCTGCAGAAGCATGCCATG GTGAACAGCATGATGTGGCAGCTCCACCTGCAGCAGCTCGATCAACTGAACGGCGGCTTCTCCGTGCCTCTGCAGAGGCAGTCGTCTTCAGGCGGCAATTCCGGCAGATGTGGCTCAAGGCAACGCGGTAACCCCCCCTATCAGCATCAGTCGCTCCAgatgaacagcagcagcaggaaccaGCGATACGCAGACGAAGAGGCCGCCGGTCGACAGCAGCAACACGGCCACGGACGGGACAACTATCACCACCAGAAAGACAGAAGTGGCAACCGTCATGATGGCAGAGGCGGCAGCCGACATCATGATGACAGAGGCAACAATCGTGGTTACCAAGACAACAGATGGCGACGGTACTGA